The Helicobacter canis genomic sequence TGCAAAAGCGTGATAGTGTAGTAAGAAATCCCAAGCAAGAAAAATAATCGAGAAAATAGCTCTAAAATATGAATCATCGCCTCTCCTAGTTATGTCAAAATCTCAAATGCACTGCGATCAAGCCACTCTTGCTTAAGCGCACAAGGCTGGCTTTGCACTTCTTGCACCTGCGCCCTGCTTGGTCCCACCCACAAAGCCTGCAAAAATCGCGCCGCCACACTCTCATCACCGCAGGCAAAAATCTCCACGCTCCCATCAAGGAGATTTTGCGCACTGCCTTGCAAGCCTAGCTCATCAGCCTTTGCCTTAGCAAACTTCCTATACCCCACGCCCTGCACCTTGCCAAACACCCTTATATGCCACGCTTTTGTGTGATACATAGATTCTATCCTTGCTGTTTGATTGATGAAAAAGTAGTGATCCCCCTCTAAGGCAAAAAGCCTACTGCTAGGGATAAGCGCGTGTATCTGCTGCCCAGATTCTAGCGGCGTAGCCTTATCATCTCTGCCCCAAAAAATACTGACATTATGCCGACACGCCGCAAATATAGGGGAGAAATCTTCATCAACCACGCGCTTAAATATCTCATACATCGTGGGATTTAGCGTCTTAGCGTCATTGGCTCGTAAAAATGGTAGGCGCAAATGCAAAGCCTTGGCGATTTTAGCACAAGCGATTTTGACACGGACTTTGAGGGGCTTTGGGTAGATGATGCCAGCGGAGCTAAGGAGGATAATATCGCCTATACTAGAATCCTCGTTATTTGTTTTGGCGTTGGCTTTTTGCGAAAAAGCGGGGAGTTTGTGGCTCGCCGCGTCGATAGACACCCAAGTCTTATCTCCTTGCTCGCCACTGCACAACCCCACTTTTTCATCAAAAATCCTGCCGCTTGTGGCTTGTTTATTAAACACATTTTTAGCCCCTGTGTTCTGCGGCGTTTTATCAAACACGACTTCTACTTTTTCATTTTGCGTTTTTTCTACATTTTCGGCATTACCCCTAGAATCCACTTTTTCACTAACGGCATTTTTTTCTGTCATTGCGAGACACTGCGTAGCAGTGGCGTGGCAATCCATTGCTTCATTCCTAGAATCCACTTTTTCAATAGCAGCACATAGCACCGCCACCTTCCCCCCAAAACTATGCCCCACGATAATATCCGCCCTAACCCTAAGCGCACGCAAAAAGGCTAGCACGATGTGTGCATAGTCGTTTGTGTCTAAAATCCGCACGGCTTGTGTATCTGGCATACTAGAATCCACTTTTTGCACTTTGGGCGATTCAGCTTTGCGCGATAAGCTAGAATCCATTTGTCCCCGCACAGCAGAAGTGTCAAAAGTGGATTCTAGCTCGCCATACGAGCTAGCACCAAATCCGGGCAAATCAATATAGTAGTGCGTATAGTCCGCAAAGCTCCCCCCAAAAGCTTGGAGCATAAGCTCCTTATGACTCCCCCAGCCGTGCAGAAACACGATATTTGATGTGCTTGCGGCATTGGGCTTGTGCTTGATATAGGCTATCTCAAGCGATTGTCCTAGATATGTGATCCTGCGGCTTGCCACTACTTGCCTTTTGCTGCGCGGATTTTCTGCACATAATTATAAGTGATGTTAATGGGCTTGGATTTTGGCAGGGCTTGGGCTAGTGCTGTGATATGCTGCCCAAAATTCTCAAAGAGATAATGCGCTAGGCTGCCGGGGATTGGGTTAATTTCATTGAGATAAATCTCATCATCAATGACAAAAAAATCACATCGTATCAGCGCGCCTTCAAAGAGATCGCCATAAATGCGCCTAAAGGCATCTTGCAAGGCGGATTCTAGCTCTTGAGAGATTGTAGCTTGTGTGGCTTGTGTGGTGCGCGAAAAGTCTAAATACTTATCATCAAAGCTTAAAAGCTCTGTTTTCTTAGGCTCTTCTACCATAGAGAAGACTATCTCCCCTTGGGCATTTTTGTAGCCGGCTAGATTATACTCCCTAACGCCCTTATAAAATGGCTCAATAAGTATCTCCCTATCATAGCCAAAGGCGCAGTCTAGGGCGTATTCCATATCATCTTGCTTCTCTACTACACTCACACCTATGGAGCTACCAAGCGTAGCGGGCTTTATAATAAACGGATACACAAAGCTAGGACACACTTCATCACCATAGCGATAATGCTCATAGGGCAGTGTTTTTACCCCGATATGCGCGGCATAATTTTTGGTCAAAATCTTATTAAAGCTAAGGGCGCAAGCAGCCACCCTAGGCGCGATGAAAGGGATCTTATAAAATGCCAGCACACTTGAGATGATGCCATCTTCACCATCGCCCCCGTGGATAAGACTTAGCACCACCCCCACATCACTAAGCCTTTTACTCCCAAAAAGTCCGCGATAGCCCACGCCCCCTAGAATCCACTCTAGCTGCTTGCACTGCTTATACTCTCCCGTGGCAAAGGTCTTTGCCTGCATTTTATCCGCAGGGATCAGGTAGAGAGTATGCCCACCATCTAGGAAAAAAAAGTAGCCAATGCGCTCACCTAAGACCTTCTTCAAGCTAATGGCACTCACAATGCTAATCTCGTGCTCAAAGCTCGCTCCGCCAAACAACACACTAATCTTGCTCAATGTCTGCTCCTTACAATTAACTAAGTATATAAACTAGATTCTACTCACACGCCAACAAATGCAAAAGTATAGCTAAAAGTTACAATTCTCTAGCTAGTATTTAGCAAGTTTGCCACCTAGCCACTGCTCTAGCCCCACTCACTAAGCCCACTTGCCAACACTCACTTGCCCTTATGCTTGCTTGCAGGCTTTGGCTGCTTCCATAGCGTATAAAGTAGCTTGATCGTGATACTAAACGCCACGCCCTCAATCATCGCCGCTAGGATAAAGGCATAATACACCTCTTGAGTAATAGCCTGCCAATCACTTGCGATTTTTGCCGTAGCGACTAGGAAAGTAAGCGGCATAGAATCACTAAGGGCAAAGAGTGTTACAGCTTTTGTGCTATTAAAATACTTCACAAACGCCACATTTGCCGCGATAAGCCGTATCGCAATCATTCCGCACGCGATATACGCGCCATTGATGATATAGGTGGGATTAGAGATAAGTAGCCCAAGATCTAGCGTGCTACCCACATAGATGAAAAATAGCGGCACAAAAAACCCAAACCCCACATCATTAAGCTTATGCACCAGCTCGTGCTTATAGGAGAAAAATATCGCCACAATCATTCCAGCCAGAAACGCCCCCAGAGCCGCCTCTAAATCCAGCACCAGCACCAATGCTACCAGCACGATAAAAAGCATCATCACAAAGCGAATGTCTTGATTGCTTAGGTCATTATAGGGCATCACATAGAGCTTGAGATTAGGAAACCACCAAAACAAAATCCCAAACAACCAAAACAGCCCCACAATCGCTACGATAAACACACATAGCACCGCCAAGCTCTCATACAGCTGCCACGAATTCCCATAATGGTAGAATCCGCTGATAAGCGTAAGCGCAGCGATACTCACCACCTCTCCTACAACCCCCACGCGCAACGCAAGCTCTAGCCACTGCTTATCCTTGCCATAGTCTTTAATAAGCGTCATAATCATACCAAGGCTCATTACAGGAAAAGCCGCGATGAAGATTTTATTAAGCCCAAGTGCTAGCACCAGCGCGATAGATAGCCCATACAGCACGCAAAAATACACCACAACATTGCGCAAAAATTTCTTCCCAAGATTCTGGAAGCCGCGCAAATCCACCTCCATACCGCACAAAAACATCAAAAACAAAAACCCAACCTTAGCCATTAGCACTAGGCTTTCACTCGCTTGAAATATCCCAAAATACAGCCCCAAGCACCCTAGGCACATCTCCACGACTACGATAGGGATTTTGCTTGCCTTTGCCAAAATCGGCGCGATAGCAATGAGCAGCGCGATGATGGCAAAATTGACAAAAATATCGCTTAAGATATGCTCCATTATCGCTCCTGTCCGCTTGCTTTAGCCCCACTGCCAAAGGCTTGGATAATCGCCTTAGCAATGGCTTTAGGATAGAGTTTGTGCTCTAAAAAGTGGATTCTACTCTCAAAGTCTTGCAGGCTCTCTCCTGCGATTTTAGGGAGCTTTTCTTGCACGATAATCGCCCCAGAATCCAGCTCCAAGCTCACCCAATGCACGCTCACACCGCCAAACTCCTCTGCCCCATTAAAGCTATCAGCAATCGCGTGCGCGCCTTTATGCAAGGGCAAAAATGACGGGTGGATATTGATAGCCCGAAACTTCTCTACAAACTCCTCCCCCAGAATCCGCATAAACCCAGCCAACACCACAAGATCGATATGGTGGCTCTCTAGGCATTGCGCCAAAGCTTGATCAAACAACGCACGCGAGCCAAAGTCTCTATGGTCAATCACCTTACACTCTAGCCCTAGTCTTTTGCAGCGCGCGATCCCATACGCGCTAGGATTATTACTAATGGCTAGGACAATATGCGGAGTGATATGATAGGGAGATAAAGCAGCGGCGATGTCTTTTTGCTGTGCTACGATATTTTCCAAATTACTCCCACTACCGCTAAAAAGTATCGCTATACGCACCTGTGTATTTTCTCTCTCTTGCATTCTATCCCCAGCTTCAATATAAAAGTGCGCATTATAGCAGATCCTTCCGCACACCACAACGCCCAAGCACCCAAGGACTTGCAGCAAACCCCCCTAGAATCCACTTTGGCATATCTTGCCCATTTCTACCACACTACTAGACTTAAGTTATTAAACACATAGTTAATTGAATTTAAAATAAGTTTAATTATTAAAATATTATGATAACGCGTTTCATTTTTGAGACAATCACTTTTATCACATTTCAAGGAGTTTTTATGAAGACATATTCAGCTATTTTGGCAGGTATCCTTACTGCGCCTTTGTCTATGCTCGGCGATCCACTGACTGCTGATCAAGACCTAACCCAAAGCGCCCAAAGCACCAAAAACACCTATCAATCCCAGCAAGAGCAAAGCGACTCCAAACGCACTGCTAACGCCAACACGAAAGTAGAGACTAAAATGCTTAATGAGCAAGTCGTAACAGCAAGCGGATATAGCCAAAATATCAAAGAAGCTCCAGCTAGCATTAGCATAATTGGCAGAGAAGAGATTCTAACGCGCCCTATCCGCGATATTGGCGATGCGGTGCAAGATGTCCCGGGCGTATATGTAGAGCAGGATAAAACAGGGCAGAATTCTATCTCTATGCGTGGTCTTAGCTCAAGCTACACACTTATCCTAATCGATGGCAAGCGGCAGAATACCACGCGCGGCTTTGTGCAAAACGGCTTAGGGAATCAAACCTCCTTTATGCCGCCAGCTTCAATGATAGAAAAGATTGAAGTGATCCGCGGTCCTGCTTCTATCATCTATGGTAGCGATGCGATGGGCGGAGTCATCAACATCATCACCAAAAAGCATACCGACAAGCTTGCAAGCGGCATCCAGCTAGAATCTAAAATTTTCGAGCCAGATAGCGAGTGGGGGAACGCCTATGGCGCAAACGCCTATATCAACACCCCTTTGATCAAAGACAAGCTCTCGCTCAATCTAAGAGGATCAGGGCGATTTAATGATGCAAATAAATTTCTTAAGCCCTCGTGGGTAAGCCCAAGTAGTAATGGCAACCCCTATGCTGCGCACTCCTCCACAGGCTCTCGCAACTTTATGGGAGGCTTTCGGCTAAACTACACCCCCACAGACAAAGACTACATCTACCTAGATTCTGAAATCTATAATGGTCGTCTTGGCTCACTTAATACTTCTGGTAGAAGTATCACCTCTATACAAGAGCTTTTTAAGGTCAATTCTGTGCTAAGCCACGAGGGGAAGTATGAGTGGGGAAAGCTCTCTAGCTATGTGCAGCACTCTTTCAATCTCATCGCCCCTCACGCAAATGTCCCTATCGGTGCTACCCAAGGCGAGTATATCAACTGGGCGAGTGAGCGCATAAGCCAAAGCGCGATCGCCCAAAGCACTTATACAAACAACTTTGATTTGAAAAATTATGGTGTGATCACATTTAATGGTGGTGTTTTTTATCAATACGAAAATTTGCTTGGGACAATTTCTTCAAAGTGGAGAAATATGCACCAAAATCAAGCCGCTGTCTTTGCTGAAGCAAGCTATCTTATCAACCAATACATCAGCACCACTCTTGGCTTGCGCTACAACTATAGCGATAGATTCTCTAGCGCACTAAATCCACGCTTTTATGTCAATTACAACCCCACTAAATGGCTTACTTTCAAAACCGGTGTAGCAAGCGGTATGCTAGTCCCCACGCTTTTGCAAACAATCGATGGTGTCATCACCACAGAGACTAGCACTAGTAGCACGACCACCACTTATGGGAATCCAAACCTAAGACCTGAGCAAAGCTGGAACTACGAGCTAAGCGCGATTGTCGATACAAATCCAGCGATGTTTGTCCTAACAGGCTATTACACAGATTTTAACAACCAAATAGAAACCCTAAGCAACATCGGGCAAAATATGGCAATCCCCGGGCTAAACCAAACCTGCCAAAGCACTCTTTGCAGCACTTATCGCAATATCGAGCGATCGCTTGTAGCAGGACTAGAATTTGGTGCGAAAATTAAGCCTATCTATGGAATCTCTCTTGATGCAAACTATAGCTTCACCTATACAGAAGCACTAAGCGGCTCAGGCAAGGGCGAGCCTATCAACGAGATCCCTCGCCATAGCTTCACGCTAACGCCTAAATACCAATGGCGCGATTTTAGCGTCTATGTGCGCTGGAGCGGGAAGTTTCAAACGCCAACAGCCTATGCCGGAGCAAATGCACGAACAAATGTGCGAGAAATCGTAGGAAAATACTACAAAGATTATCAGCTAGTAGATGTCGCTGCGACCTATACATTTGCCAAGCACTACACACTAACTTTTGCTGTGAATAATCTCTTTGATGTGCATTTTATGGATTATGCAAGCTACACAAGCGGCAGCACCACAAACGCGCAAAATCGCTATCAAAGAATCCTGCCAAGCCGAAACTATTGGCTAAGCCTACGCGCAGACTTTTAAGCCCTAGAAGTAATCCACACTAGAATCCACTTTTTGAAAATGGATTGCCACGCGGTGCAGAAGCACCGCTCGCAATGACAGAGAAAAAGTGGATTCTATGGATTGCCGCGATTTTGCTAACGCAAAACAAGCGAAGCGAAGTTTTTTAGAAAACAAAGGATACCGCTCGCCGCTAGGCGATGTTTCTTTAGAAAAAGCCGAACGCAAAAAATGGATTCTAGGGCAACGCCCTTTTCTGTCATTGCGAAGTCCTTAGGGCTGAAGCAATCCATAAATCCAAAAGTGGATTCTAGCCTTTAGACCAATCTAGCTAGATTCTGCTATGCGCTTAAGATAATTTTCTGTGCTGCTAGCGATGAAATCGCGCAAGCTC encodes the following:
- a CDS encoding alpha/beta fold hydrolase, translated to MASRRITYLGQSLEIAYIKHKPNAASTSNIVFLHGWGSHKELMLQAFGGSFADYTHYYIDLPGFGASSYGELESTFDTSAVRGQMDSSLSRKAESPKVQKVDSSMPDTQAVRILDTNDYAHIVLAFLRALRVRADIIVGHSFGGKVAVLCAAIEKVDSRNEAMDCHATATQCLAMTEKNAVSEKVDSRGNAENVEKTQNEKVEVVFDKTPQNTGAKNVFNKQATSGRIFDEKVGLCSGEQGDKTWVSIDAASHKLPAFSQKANAKTNNEDSSIGDIILLSSAGIIYPKPLKVRVKIACAKIAKALHLRLPFLRANDAKTLNPTMYEIFKRVVDEDFSPIFAACRHNVSIFWGRDDKATPLESGQQIHALIPSSRLFALEGDHYFFINQTARIESMYHTKAWHIRVFGKVQGVGYRKFAKAKADELGLQGSAQNLLDGSVEIFACGDESVAARFLQALWVGPSRAQVQEVQSQPCALKQEWLDRSAFEILT
- a CDS encoding D-alanine--D-alanine ligase, coding for MSKISVLFGGASFEHEISIVSAISLKKVLGERIGYFFFLDGGHTLYLIPADKMQAKTFATGEYKQCKQLEWILGGVGYRGLFGSKRLSDVGVVLSLIHGGDGEDGIISSVLAFYKIPFIAPRVAACALSFNKILTKNYAAHIGVKTLPYEHYRYGDEVCPSFVYPFIIKPATLGSSIGVSVVEKQDDMEYALDCAFGYDREILIEPFYKGVREYNLAGYKNAQGEIVFSMVEEPKKTELLSFDDKYLDFSRTTQATQATISQELESALQDAFRRIYGDLFEGALIRCDFFVIDDEIYLNEINPIPGSLAHYLFENFGQHITALAQALPKSKPINITYNYVQKIRAAKGK
- a CDS encoding cation:proton antiporter; the encoded protein is MEHILSDIFVNFAIIALLIAIAPILAKASKIPIVVVEMCLGCLGLYFGIFQASESLVLMAKVGFLFLMFLCGMEVDLRGFQNLGKKFLRNVVVYFCVLYGLSIALVLALGLNKIFIAAFPVMSLGMIMTLIKDYGKDKQWLELALRVGVVGEVVSIAALTLISGFYHYGNSWQLYESLAVLCVFIVAIVGLFWLFGILFWWFPNLKLYVMPYNDLSNQDIRFVMMLFIVLVALVLVLDLEAALGAFLAGMIVAIFFSYKHELVHKLNDVGFGFFVPLFFIYVGSTLDLGLLISNPTYIINGAYIACGMIAIRLIAANVAFVKYFNSTKAVTLFALSDSMPLTFLVATAKIASDWQAITQEVYYAFILAAMIEGVAFSITIKLLYTLWKQPKPASKHKGK
- the purN gene encoding phosphoribosylglycinamide formyltransferase, with the translated sequence MLQVLGCLGVVVCGRICYNAHFYIEAGDRMQERENTQVRIAILFSGSGSNLENIVAQQKDIAAALSPYHITPHIVLAISNNPSAYGIARCKRLGLECKVIDHRDFGSRALFDQALAQCLESHHIDLVVLAGFMRILGEEFVEKFRAINIHPSFLPLHKGAHAIADSFNGAEEFGGVSVHWVSLELDSGAIIVQEKLPKIAGESLQDFESRIHFLEHKLYPKAIAKAIIQAFGSGAKASGQER
- a CDS encoding TonB-dependent receptor domain-containing protein; translation: MKTYSAILAGILTAPLSMLGDPLTADQDLTQSAQSTKNTYQSQQEQSDSKRTANANTKVETKMLNEQVVTASGYSQNIKEAPASISIIGREEILTRPIRDIGDAVQDVPGVYVEQDKTGQNSISMRGLSSSYTLILIDGKRQNTTRGFVQNGLGNQTSFMPPASMIEKIEVIRGPASIIYGSDAMGGVINIITKKHTDKLASGIQLESKIFEPDSEWGNAYGANAYINTPLIKDKLSLNLRGSGRFNDANKFLKPSWVSPSSNGNPYAAHSSTGSRNFMGGFRLNYTPTDKDYIYLDSEIYNGRLGSLNTSGRSITSIQELFKVNSVLSHEGKYEWGKLSSYVQHSFNLIAPHANVPIGATQGEYINWASERISQSAIAQSTYTNNFDLKNYGVITFNGGVFYQYENLLGTISSKWRNMHQNQAAVFAEASYLINQYISTTLGLRYNYSDRFSSALNPRFYVNYNPTKWLTFKTGVASGMLVPTLLQTIDGVITTETSTSSTTTTYGNPNLRPEQSWNYELSAIVDTNPAMFVLTGYYTDFNNQIETLSNIGQNMAIPGLNQTCQSTLCSTYRNIERSLVAGLEFGAKIKPIYGISLDANYSFTYTEALSGSGKGEPINEIPRHSFTLTPKYQWRDFSVYVRWSGKFQTPTAYAGANARTNVREIVGKYYKDYQLVDVAATYTFAKHYTLTFAVNNLFDVHFMDYASYTSGSTTNAQNRYQRILPSRNYWLSLRADF